One stretch of Miscanthus floridulus cultivar M001 chromosome 18, ASM1932011v1, whole genome shotgun sequence DNA includes these proteins:
- the LOC136524376 gene encoding uncharacterized protein: protein MRAQTDPWFSSYLLRIGNGTEETIGEDYVRLPKDIVIPYTGDSDDSISRLIQHVFPSLEENARSVKYMSTRAILSTKNEHVDQLNSKMIAMFPGEEKVYHSFDSVDDDSINNYPIEFLNSITPNGLPPHVLILKTNCPIILLCNLDPNNGLCNGTRLMVRGLQDNAIDAEITGGQHQGKRVFITRIPMSPSDDISLPFELKRKQFPIRLSFAMTINKAQGQTIPNVGIYLPEPVFSHGQLYVALSRGVSRSTTRVLVKPKQELDSTRNFTNNIVLTKNIVYKEVINC, encoded by the coding sequence ATGAGGGCTCAAACTGACCCCTGGTTTTCAAGTTACCTACTTAGAATTGGTAATGGAACTGAAGAAACCATTGGAGAGGATTATGTTCGCCTACCGAAAGATATTGTGATTCCATATACTGGTGATAGTGATGATTCCATAAGCAGGCTCATTCAGCATGTTTTCCCATCACTTGAGGAAAATGCCAGATCAGTCAAATATATGAGCACACGTGCCATCCTTTCAACTAAAAATGAGCATGTTGATCAACTGAACTCAAAGATGATTGCCATGTTTCCAGGTGAGGAGAAGGTTTATCATAGCTTTGACTCTGTTGATGATGATTCAATAAACAACTACCCAATTGAGTTTCTGAACTCCATTACTCCAAATGGTCTCCCTCCCCATGTGCTCATATTAAAAACCAACTGTCCTATTATCCTACTATGCAATCTTGATCCTAACAATGGCTTGTGCAATGGAACAAGACTAATGGTTAGAGGATTGCAAGACAATGCAATTGATGCAGAAATCACTGGTGGGCAACATCAAGGAAAGAGGGTGTTCATAACTAGGATCCCTATGTCTCCATCCGATGATATTTCACTCCCTTTCGAGCTCAAGAGGAAACAATTCCCAATTAGGTTGAGTTTTGCAATGACCATCAACAAAGCGCAAGGGCAAACCATCCCAAATGTTGGGATCTATCTTCCAGAACCTGTGTTCTCACATGGACAACTATATGTTGCATTGTCGAGGGGTGTGTCAAGATCAACGACAAGAGTTTTGGTTAAACCAAAACAGGAATTGGATTCCACAAGGAACTTCACCAATAATATAGTTTTAACCAAGAATATTGTTTATAAAGAAGTCATCAACTGTTGA